In Phocoena sinus isolate mPhoSin1 chromosome 10, mPhoSin1.pri, whole genome shotgun sequence, a single genomic region encodes these proteins:
- the RAB3IP gene encoding rab-3A-interacting protein isoform X3, with amino-acid sequence MVREANVKQATAEKQLKEAQGKIDVLQAEVAALKTLVLSSSPTSPTQEPLPGGKTHFKKGHTRNKSTSSAMSGSHQDLSVIQPIVKDCKEADLSLYNEFRSWKDEPIMDRTCPFLDKIYQEDIFPCLTFSKSELASAVLEAVENNTLSIEPVGLQPIRFVKASAVECGGPKKCALTGQSKSCKHRIKLGDSSNYYYISPFCRYRITSVCNFFTYIRYIQQGLVKQQDVDQMFWEVMQLRKEMSLAKLGYFKEEL; translated from the exons ATGGTGAGAGAAGCAAATGTCAAGCAGGCAACAGcagaaaaacagctaaaagaAGCACAAGGAAAA ATTGATGTACTTCAAGCTGAAGTAGCTGCATTGAAGACACTTGTATTGTCCAGTTCTCCAACATCACCTACACAAGAGCCTTTGCCAGGTGgaaagacacattttaaaaaggggCATACAAGAAATAAAAGTACAAGCAGTGCTATGAGTGGCAGTCATCAGGACCTCAGTGTGATACAGCCAATTGTAAAAGACTGCAAAGAG GCTGACTTATCCCTGTATAATGAATTCAGATCTTGGAAGGATGAGCCCATAATGGACAGAACATGTCCTTTCTTAGACAAAATCTATCAGGaagatatttttccatgtttaacCTTCTCAAAAAGTGAg TTGGCTTCGGCTGTTCTGGAGGCAGTGGAAAACAATACTCTAAGCATTGAACCAGTGGGACTACAACCTATTCGATTTGTGAAAGCGTCTGCAGTTGAATGTGGAGGACCAAA aaaaTGTGCTCTCACAGGTCAGAGTAAGTCCTGTAAACACAGAATTAAATTAGGGGACTCaagcaattattattatatttctcctttttgcagaTACAGG ATCACTTCTGTATGTAACTTTTTCACGTATATTCGATATATTCAACAGGGACTTGTGAAACAGCAGGATG TTGATCAAATGTTTTGGGAAGTTATGCAGTTGAGAAAAGAGATGTCATTGGCAAAGCTGGGATATTTCAAAGAGGAACTGTGA